The proteins below come from a single Corynebacterium cystitidis genomic window:
- a CDS encoding choice-of-anchor M domain-containing protein: protein MKTRCVATACVTALLAIATPQLPMALAQADPALEQTVTADEQLAPEGEKTVISAGHVDVGPQVVDGDLKFLARDDTSVPPVWRSIDDIVFEVGDASIQTLPDNVGSEFEFTGAGARDSLWVIPQTEVPSVPWLGWNTQAPSLLDLDIDRGVTLEFAGHQGPGQFSLFIQNGGFEPPQVLWNSAAEGTQPLFVDLHTHTHANWVFTEPGVHLVGLRVVAPLKDGIELVDERILRFAVGGAQPTDAFAATWDESEEIAADPSDGDTAGDQSDDNGVPVVWIGVGLAILGVLAAVGAGVMRSQSTKRKAAAAAVRKES, encoded by the coding sequence ATGAAGACACGGTGTGTAGCCACAGCCTGCGTGACCGCATTACTAGCAATAGCCACCCCGCAGTTGCCCATGGCATTAGCGCAAGCGGACCCCGCTTTGGAGCAAACGGTCACTGCCGATGAACAACTTGCCCCCGAAGGTGAGAAGACAGTAATTAGTGCAGGTCACGTGGATGTCGGGCCGCAGGTAGTTGACGGGGATCTGAAGTTTTTGGCACGCGATGATACTTCCGTGCCGCCTGTGTGGCGCAGTATCGACGATATTGTCTTCGAAGTCGGCGATGCATCTATTCAAACGCTGCCCGACAACGTGGGCAGTGAATTCGAATTTACCGGTGCTGGGGCGAGAGATTCACTGTGGGTAATCCCGCAGACAGAGGTTCCTTCCGTGCCGTGGCTCGGCTGGAACACCCAGGCACCATCGCTTTTAGATCTCGACATTGACCGCGGGGTCACCCTCGAGTTCGCCGGACATCAGGGCCCTGGGCAGTTCAGTCTTTTCATTCAAAACGGTGGCTTTGAGCCACCCCAGGTGCTATGGAACTCGGCTGCTGAAGGTACTCAGCCGTTGTTTGTGGACCTGCATACACACACGCACGCCAATTGGGTATTTACCGAGCCAGGTGTTCACCTGGTGGGCCTACGCGTGGTTGCTCCGCTGAAAGACGGCATAGAGCTTGTCGACGAACGGATCTTACGCTTCGCCGTCGGTGGTGCGCAGCCTACTGATGCTTTCGCCGCCACGTGGGACGAATCTGAAGAGATTGCTGCTGATCCGTCAGACGGCGACACCGCAGGCGATCAAAGCGACGATAACGGTGTACCAGTGGTGTGGATTGGCGTGGGCCTGGCGATCCTTGGTGTGCTTGCCGCAGTAGGGGCTGGCGTGATGCGTTCACAAAGCACTAAGCGTAAAGCGGCTGCAGCCGCGGTGCGAAAGGAGAGCTAG
- a CDS encoding class I SAM-dependent methyltransferase — protein MSEHNQHAHGVEDFTEFYAEGQKWSGNPNAALVQVASALNGSRALDIGCGEGADVAWLAENGWDAVGTDPVESALERARAAVNASPGTHSRVEFHALDLEGTAEKFASTPFDFVAAMYVPLSQEQGNVDKLVSLVAEGGTLLFVHHVFDPPRDILTPQQVADMLPAGWTVQRLDEVERNVTEGAGAHHKLDSVLVVTRN, from the coding sequence TTGAGCGAGCATAACCAGCACGCCCACGGTGTGGAAGACTTCACCGAGTTCTACGCGGAGGGCCAGAAGTGGTCCGGAAACCCGAATGCGGCGCTTGTCCAAGTTGCCTCGGCTCTTAATGGCAGCCGCGCCCTTGACATTGGCTGCGGTGAAGGCGCTGACGTAGCGTGGTTGGCAGAAAACGGCTGGGATGCCGTAGGCACTGATCCGGTCGAGTCTGCTTTAGAGCGGGCACGTGCGGCGGTCAATGCCAGCCCCGGTACTCATTCTCGCGTAGAGTTTCACGCTCTTGACTTGGAAGGCACCGCAGAGAAATTTGCTAGCACGCCTTTTGACTTCGTCGCAGCGATGTATGTTCCGCTGAGCCAGGAACAGGGCAACGTCGATAAGCTTGTGTCTCTTGTTGCTGAGGGTGGCACGTTGCTATTCGTGCACCACGTATTCGATCCGCCACGCGACATCCTCACCCCGCAGCAGGTGGCGGACATGCTGCCTGCGGGGTGGACTGTGCAGCGCCTTGACGAGGTGGAGCGCAACGTGACCGAAGGCGCAGGAGCGCACCATAAGCTGGACTCGGTGCTCGTCGTGACGCGCAATTAG
- a CDS encoding anchored repeat-type ABC transporter ATP-binding subunit codes for MSALEIKDLEVDLSGREVVKGVDLTVDAGEFVGLVGPNGAGKTTMLRAILGLIPVRGGEIIVDKHSRPAQRRDRIGYVPQRHEFAWDFPIDVHDCVLNGRTRRSRFTPVDYEATARALDRVNLADLASRPIGELSGGQRQRVLMARALATEPAVLLLDEPFTGLDLPSSEQLLALFTQLASQGVAIVMSTHNLAEAMHSCHRLLLFNGQIVADGPPESLRDPDVWMQTFGVSAHSPLLTTVGARL; via the coding sequence GTGAGCGCACTGGAGATTAAAGACCTCGAGGTAGATCTCTCCGGCCGCGAGGTAGTCAAGGGAGTTGACCTGACTGTTGATGCCGGCGAGTTTGTGGGACTAGTTGGCCCCAACGGTGCAGGTAAGACAACCATGTTGCGGGCAATCCTGGGGTTGATCCCCGTCCGTGGTGGCGAGATTATCGTCGATAAGCACTCTCGCCCTGCCCAGCGCCGCGATCGGATCGGCTACGTCCCGCAAAGACACGAGTTTGCGTGGGACTTTCCCATTGATGTCCATGACTGTGTACTCAACGGGCGCACGCGACGCAGCCGGTTCACCCCAGTAGACTATGAGGCGACGGCACGCGCACTCGATAGGGTCAATTTAGCCGACCTCGCGTCGCGGCCAATTGGGGAACTGTCTGGCGGGCAACGTCAACGCGTGTTGATGGCGCGCGCGTTGGCTACCGAGCCTGCGGTGCTGCTTCTCGACGAACCCTTTACCGGTCTTGATCTTCCAAGTTCTGAGCAACTATTGGCGCTTTTCACGCAGTTGGCCTCCCAGGGTGTGGCAATTGTGATGAGCACCCACAATTTGGCCGAAGCCATGCATTCCTGTCACCGTTTGTTGCTTTTTAACGGCCAGATCGTCGCCGATGGCCCGCCTGAGAGTCTGCGCGATCCTGATGTGTGGATGCAGACCTTCGGGGTCTCCGCCCACTCGCCGCTGCTGACCACGGTAGGAGCACGCCTATGA
- a CDS encoding choice-of-anchor M domain-containing protein gives MRKVRTRSLAIATAVALSLTGLHAPTSMADELGPRTTPNSQKKCDDKLLLDYGHIDLQMLMDDDNDIDIKVKDETFIHGSPLEYRDPEDLVLGIYDNALIEPVHFLKEPAYSFVGDQTSKFYYLPQTQNSEILWPGYNTMGVDYGKFDGTVDLHIKPLNIPAGASYGLFVDGVLGQPGEVVIDSTKNDYTINTTYDAHVHTNWAFSTPGTYELAVSYTGTLKDGTKVSSGDHLLTFAIGNDAVRNCLQPEPKPEPKPEPKPEPKPEPKPEPKPEPKPEPKPEPKPEPKPEPKPEPKPEPKPEPKPEPKPEPKPEPKPEPKPTPDPKPDPKSSNGSSGVEAVKIAAIVTVLGALLGTFASLNGPLRILAKYLNLPFF, from the coding sequence ATGCGAAAGGTTCGCACGCGCTCCCTCGCCATAGCAACGGCTGTAGCGCTTTCACTTACAGGCCTTCATGCGCCAACGTCGATGGCGGACGAGCTGGGGCCACGTACCACGCCCAATTCACAGAAGAAATGCGATGACAAGCTGCTGCTCGACTACGGGCACATCGACCTCCAAATGCTGATGGACGATGACAACGACATTGACATCAAAGTCAAAGACGAAACTTTCATCCACGGCTCCCCTCTTGAATATCGAGATCCCGAAGACCTAGTTCTGGGCATCTACGACAATGCCTTGATTGAGCCTGTCCACTTCCTCAAGGAGCCTGCATACAGCTTCGTGGGAGATCAGACATCCAAGTTCTACTATCTGCCACAGACTCAGAATTCTGAAATTTTGTGGCCTGGGTACAACACCATGGGTGTGGACTATGGAAAGTTCGACGGCACCGTCGATCTTCACATCAAGCCACTGAACATCCCGGCCGGTGCTTCCTACGGATTGTTCGTTGATGGCGTTCTCGGCCAGCCCGGTGAAGTGGTGATTGATTCCACCAAGAACGACTACACAATCAACACCACCTATGATGCCCACGTGCACACTAACTGGGCGTTTTCCACGCCTGGCACTTATGAGTTGGCGGTGTCCTACACCGGTACGTTGAAGGACGGCACCAAGGTCTCCTCTGGCGACCACCTGCTGACCTTCGCTATCGGCAACGACGCTGTCCGGAATTGCCTACAACCCGAGCCTAAGCCGGAACCCAAGCCCGAGCCTAAGCCGGAACCCAAGCCGGAACCCAAGCCGGAGCCTAAGCCGGAACCCAAGCCGGAACCCAAGCCGGAGCCTAAGCCGGAACCCAAGCCGGAGCCTAAGCCGGAGCCTAAGCCAGAGCCTAAGCCTGAGCCCAAGCCGGAGCCTAAGCCGGAGCCCAAGCCGGAACCCAAGCCTGAGCCCAAGCCAACTCCGGATCCTAAGCCGGATCCGAAGTCTTCCAACGGCAGCTCTGGCGTTGAGGCTGTCAAAATCGCCGCGATTGTTACCGTCCTTGGCGCTTTATTAGGTACCTTCGCTTCCCTGAATGGACCGCTTCGTATCCTTGCGAAGTATCTCAATCTGCCTTTCTTCTAG
- a CDS encoding fumarylacetoacetate hydrolase family protein: MRFGRIATPEGMTFAVIDDEATTAKQISGTPFTAPEYTGKQWALDDVRLLAPMLPSKVVAIGRNYADHVKEVFKQSAEHLPPTLFLKPPTAVVGPGAPIKIPEFATNVEFEGELALVVGTPCKQVKAADWRSVIRGVTIVNDVSSRDLQLADHQWARAKGIDTFCPLGPWIETDLDKFELDNLPIKAHLTHDGERKTLQDSNSDQMIMNFGEIIEFITASMTLLPGDVICTGSPAGTAAMVPGDYIEVEIPGLGTLGNPVERA; the protein is encoded by the coding sequence ATGCGCTTTGGACGAATTGCAACACCTGAAGGAATGACGTTCGCCGTCATCGACGACGAGGCTACAACCGCGAAGCAGATTTCGGGAACCCCGTTTACCGCACCGGAGTACACCGGCAAGCAGTGGGCTCTTGACGACGTTCGCCTGCTCGCACCGATGCTGCCCAGCAAGGTCGTAGCTATTGGCCGCAACTACGCCGACCACGTGAAAGAGGTATTCAAGCAGTCGGCTGAACACCTGCCACCGACTCTGTTTCTAAAGCCACCGACAGCCGTAGTGGGCCCTGGGGCACCAATCAAGATTCCGGAGTTTGCCACCAATGTTGAGTTTGAAGGTGAGCTGGCTTTAGTCGTCGGCACGCCCTGCAAACAAGTCAAGGCTGCAGATTGGCGCAGCGTGATCCGTGGTGTAACTATTGTCAACGATGTGTCCTCGCGCGACCTGCAGTTGGCGGACCACCAGTGGGCGCGTGCCAAGGGCATTGATACTTTCTGCCCGCTGGGCCCCTGGATTGAGACGGACTTGGACAAATTCGAACTAGACAACCTGCCGATTAAGGCACACCTCACCCACGATGGGGAGCGCAAGACCTTGCAGGATTCTAACTCAGATCAAATGATCATGAACTTCGGCGAGATCATCGAGTTCATCACCGCGTCGATGACGCTGCTGCCGGGTGATGTGATCTGTACTGGTTCCCCAGCCGGAACGGCAGCCATGGTGCCAGGTGACTATATTGAGGTTGAAATCCCAGGACTAGGAACGTTAGGAAATCCCGTTGAGCGAGCATAA
- a CDS encoding TIGR03773 family transporter-associated surface protein — MYTSSRESVRSRTLVSLVGTLLLAFLLMPLPRADAQSLTFDTGHVDAFNVTSESGELNLNLKEDVTGQHVIRDPETVVLKVKEQAWTEKTSPIIGAPTYFLPQTQDQNLLWPGWDTLGAQKYFKGAIDINFLEVQGPGEVHMWVSGTFGEASSPLTSESTHLTSGSTIRQNPPAHVHTNWGFTQAGTYTMTVQAEGTNIDGSHEESNTATYTWVVGHGASNGGTATDDAWPLDLNENDGDGGQLNGTPGGNQNPSNNGNPLSSGSSKPANSSFYNGTKPRAADNKQTTQAQGTKPGNGGQSGSDKGQKCKPALKPMIKDDRQQPATWVDPGSLTFGLGSAAKKDLPMKIGPVDAGPVHMIGSTQEPNVPWLGANTQHPSVIEHTTGEVVWDLTSFEGPGNMVVYTQGNLGQVVGEEWFSATPGNPSGSHTVPANTHVHQNWVFSEPGTYKVGITQSATLKDGGKISSPATLTFNVGGAGNADDGHFDFGAIIEPEGDCGGGAGGAGGSGASGGAGSGASGGTSSGSGQLANTGVDSMTSALGLLGLGVIVLGASYMYTSRVRQVQ, encoded by the coding sequence ATGTACACTTCTAGTCGCGAGTCAGTACGGTCGCGCACTCTGGTATCCCTCGTGGGCACACTCCTACTTGCGTTTCTGCTTATGCCGCTGCCGCGAGCGGATGCTCAATCCCTCACGTTCGATACAGGGCATGTTGATGCCTTTAACGTCACCAGCGAATCCGGCGAGCTGAACTTGAACTTGAAAGAAGACGTAACAGGGCAGCACGTGATCCGTGATCCAGAGACCGTAGTGCTGAAGGTCAAAGAGCAGGCTTGGACTGAGAAAACCTCCCCTATTATTGGTGCTCCAACCTATTTCCTCCCGCAAACACAGGATCAAAATCTGCTGTGGCCAGGTTGGGATACTCTCGGAGCGCAGAAGTACTTCAAAGGCGCAATCGACATCAATTTCCTTGAAGTCCAGGGGCCAGGTGAAGTCCACATGTGGGTCTCTGGAACCTTTGGTGAAGCCTCCTCGCCTTTAACTTCCGAATCGACGCACCTCACTTCTGGTTCCACGATCCGGCAAAATCCTCCGGCTCACGTGCACACAAACTGGGGTTTCACCCAAGCTGGTACCTACACGATGACAGTGCAGGCAGAAGGCACCAACATTGACGGGAGCCATGAGGAGTCCAACACTGCTACCTATACCTGGGTAGTAGGTCACGGAGCAAGCAATGGTGGTACCGCAACCGACGATGCTTGGCCATTGGATCTCAACGAAAATGATGGTGATGGCGGGCAACTCAACGGGACCCCTGGTGGAAATCAGAATCCTTCTAACAATGGAAATCCGCTGTCATCCGGTTCGTCGAAGCCTGCAAACAGTAGTTTCTACAACGGAACCAAGCCACGTGCAGCCGACAACAAGCAAACCACTCAAGCTCAGGGCACTAAACCGGGAAACGGTGGGCAAAGCGGAAGCGATAAGGGACAAAAATGCAAGCCTGCGCTGAAGCCGATGATCAAGGACGATCGCCAGCAGCCTGCAACTTGGGTTGATCCGGGCTCGTTAACATTTGGCCTGGGAAGCGCAGCCAAGAAAGATCTGCCCATGAAGATTGGGCCAGTCGATGCTGGCCCGGTACACATGATCGGCTCGACGCAGGAACCTAATGTGCCCTGGCTTGGTGCCAACACGCAGCACCCATCGGTTATTGAACACACCACCGGTGAGGTGGTGTGGGACCTCACCAGCTTCGAAGGTCCTGGCAACATGGTGGTTTACACGCAGGGCAACCTCGGCCAAGTTGTGGGTGAGGAGTGGTTCTCTGCTACCCCTGGAAATCCGTCCGGTAGCCACACAGTTCCAGCGAACACGCACGTTCACCAGAACTGGGTGTTTAGTGAACCCGGTACGTACAAAGTTGGCATCACCCAGTCAGCTACGCTAAAAGATGGTGGCAAGATCAGTAGTCCTGCAACGTTGACCTTCAACGTCGGTGGGGCGGGTAATGCAGATGATGGACACTTTGACTTTGGTGCCATCATCGAACCAGAGGGCGATTGCGGTGGAGGTGCCGGCGGTGCCGGTGGCAGTGGAGCCAGCGGTGGTGCCGGTTCCGGTGCTTCCGGAGGAACCTCGTCCGGCTCTGGACAGTTGGCCAATACCGGCGTGGATAGCATGACCTCCGCACTGGGACTTTTGGGATTGGGTGTGATCGTCCTAGGCGCTAGCTACATGTACACATCACGTGTACGTCAGGTGCAATAG
- a CDS encoding 3'-5' exonuclease, giving the protein MFGLFQRGPGRALDDDHFLAIDVETTGLKPGRDQLVSVGWVPVTNRVIELGQAGYMVVEGAVVGESATVHGVTDDDVARDGRPAEEVLAAVCEALEGRRLLAHFAQMETGFLAQLHKQVRGSAWKFHHDEVVDTFAMERRHMERMATYPRGEDLRLARVRARYGLPVYRNHNALTDAIACAEVYLAITAHQDR; this is encoded by the coding sequence ATGTTTGGGTTGTTTCAGCGTGGCCCGGGGCGCGCGCTTGACGACGATCACTTCCTTGCCATCGATGTGGAAACAACAGGGCTGAAACCAGGCCGTGACCAGCTAGTGTCGGTAGGCTGGGTGCCAGTGACCAACCGGGTAATCGAACTAGGCCAGGCTGGCTACATGGTTGTAGAAGGGGCTGTAGTGGGGGAGTCTGCCACCGTCCACGGGGTGACCGACGATGATGTTGCCCGCGACGGCAGGCCTGCCGAAGAAGTACTTGCTGCAGTGTGTGAAGCACTCGAAGGAAGAAGGCTGCTGGCACATTTCGCGCAGATGGAGACCGGTTTTCTCGCGCAGTTACACAAGCAGGTGCGAGGATCCGCATGGAAGTTCCACCACGATGAAGTAGTAGACACCTTTGCCATGGAACGCCGTCACATGGAGCGCATGGCCACCTATCCCCGCGGGGAAGACCTGAGGCTAGCCAGGGTGCGTGCACGCTACGGGCTGCCCGTCTACCGTAACCACAACGCACTCACGGATGCGATCGCGTGTGCTGAGGTGTACCTTGCGATCACGGCGCATCAGGACCGGTAG
- a CDS encoding anchored repeat-type ABC transporter permease subunit: MISIPDFIADLTNPSLAFLPKALLISVIASVVCGVVGTHVVLRGMAFIGDAVAHSVFPGIAVAFVLQVSVLAGGAVAGGVIAILIAVLSQRRRIKEDTVIGILFAAAFALGLVIISRVEGYTASLSSFLFGSITGVTNTDIWIAAIVGTLIVAIIVGLSRGLTAVALDRETARAMNLPVFVLDLVLYLAVTFAVVISVRTIGNILVLALLVTPAATARLLTNKLSTMMWMATAIGAIGSIAGIYFAWAIDLPAGATIVLTITLIFAVTWLLTAVRRPVAHPKREKVAALGAH; the protein is encoded by the coding sequence ATGATTAGCATTCCGGATTTTATCGCTGATCTGACAAACCCGTCGCTTGCATTTTTACCCAAGGCGCTGCTGATCTCCGTGATCGCCTCTGTGGTGTGCGGGGTGGTGGGTACCCACGTGGTGCTGCGCGGTATGGCTTTTATTGGCGATGCGGTGGCGCACTCGGTCTTTCCCGGTATCGCGGTTGCTTTTGTACTGCAGGTTTCTGTGCTGGCCGGTGGTGCAGTAGCAGGTGGTGTGATAGCTATTTTGATTGCCGTGCTTTCCCAGCGGCGGCGCATTAAAGAGGACACGGTGATAGGTATCCTTTTTGCCGCAGCGTTCGCGCTGGGGTTGGTGATCATCTCGCGCGTCGAGGGTTATACCGCCAGCTTGTCTAGTTTCCTTTTTGGCTCGATCACGGGCGTAACTAACACAGACATCTGGATCGCAGCGATCGTCGGCACGCTCATCGTGGCCATTATCGTAGGGCTTTCGCGCGGGTTGACTGCTGTGGCTTTAGACCGCGAAACGGCACGCGCAATGAACTTACCCGTTTTCGTTTTGGATCTTGTGCTCTACCTGGCCGTGACCTTCGCCGTGGTGATTAGCGTGCGCACCATCGGCAATATTCTTGTGTTGGCGTTGCTTGTGACACCTGCGGCAACCGCGCGGCTGCTCACCAATAAATTATCCACCATGATGTGGATGGCCACCGCAATCGGGGCGATCGGTTCTATTGCTGGCATCTACTTTGCGTGGGCCATTGATCTTCCCGCAGGGGCGACGATCGTGCTCACAATCACACTAATCTTCGCCGTAACTTGGCTTTTAACCGCGGTGCGCCGACCTGTTGCGCACCCGAAACGAGAGAAGGTGGCGGCATTAGGCGCACACTAG
- a CDS encoding isochorismate synthase — MCANRPSTAPDFLLSRAHGSVRTQGCQGSFTDPWEAIGALNKGEVEIVVGALPFDKDAPAALTVPVNIIREAGTLEPHPYYRVGEGSSLSASVYGFDPEPSEHLRRVEAAVETIRNSVLDKVVLARAVDIAFDPPVDPRLVAARLIDLSYTRDGFIADLTPAGKKGHMFVGSSPEVLVRRKGNRVTSYPLAGSAPRNFYDANADEAAGRALASSAKDHEEHAYVVEHIRRILEPLCAHLHIAEHPKLERTNEMWHLATPVEGVLKDPVPNALELASLIYPTPAVCGTPTEAAEALIVTAESDRSFYAGTVGWCDATGDGEYMVAIRCAEVNGDGTMARAWAGGGLVADSDSEDELEETTAKLRTIMRALGL; from the coding sequence ATGTGTGCCAACCGACCATCTACCGCGCCCGACTTTCTTTTGTCGCGCGCGCACGGTTCGGTGCGCACTCAGGGTTGCCAGGGCAGTTTCACTGACCCGTGGGAAGCCATCGGCGCTCTCAACAAGGGTGAAGTGGAGATAGTTGTCGGGGCACTCCCTTTCGACAAGGATGCCCCAGCTGCGCTGACGGTTCCGGTCAACATCATCCGGGAGGCTGGCACGCTCGAACCACACCCTTATTACCGGGTCGGCGAGGGATCGTCGTTAAGCGCGAGCGTTTACGGGTTCGATCCAGAACCGTCGGAGCATTTACGGCGCGTGGAAGCAGCGGTAGAAACTATCCGCAATTCAGTGCTGGATAAAGTGGTGCTTGCCCGCGCGGTTGATATTGCGTTCGACCCGCCGGTGGATCCCCGTCTTGTGGCCGCACGCCTGATTGACCTGTCGTATACCCGCGACGGTTTCATTGCTGATCTCACACCCGCCGGCAAAAAGGGCCACATGTTTGTTGGCTCCTCCCCAGAGGTGCTGGTTCGCCGTAAGGGTAACCGTGTGACTTCCTATCCGCTGGCAGGCTCCGCGCCTCGAAATTTTTACGATGCCAACGCCGATGAGGCCGCCGGGCGTGCTCTGGCCAGCTCGGCGAAGGACCACGAAGAACACGCCTACGTCGTCGAGCACATCCGGCGCATCCTTGAACCGCTGTGCGCACACTTGCACATCGCGGAACACCCCAAGCTAGAACGCACCAACGAGATGTGGCACCTCGCCACCCCAGTCGAGGGTGTGCTGAAGGACCCAGTGCCCAATGCGCTGGAGCTAGCCAGCCTGATCTATCCCACCCCGGCGGTGTGCGGTACCCCTACTGAGGCCGCCGAGGCGCTGATTGTCACCGCAGAATCGGACCGTTCTTTCTACGCGGGCACGGTGGGCTGGTGCGACGCGACAGGCGACGGCGAATATATGGTGGCCATCCGCTGTGCCGAGGTCAATGGCGATGGAACCATGGCCCGCGCGTGGGCAGGTGGCGGGCTGGTGGCAGACTCCGACTCAGAAGACGAGCTTGAGGAAACCACGGCCAAGCTGCGCACAATCATGCGCGCGCTCGGCCTCTAG
- a CDS encoding anchored repeat ABC transporter, substrate-binding protein translates to MAVVACASVLAGCATTNAAQPSRTDEITDVVATTPIIADLARNIAGDQARVTQIIPNGSDPHTFEPTLRSVRNIANADVALINGLLLEPQALTRTVHATVPDNTPVVEVAEDMSRHGGQHIALVENVALDTVWLGMRVIGYGQEHGGSSASNIALRATDVRGPGHASAYVTGTFGEPEVYFNSRDGLDDKDETQLAPNAHTHVSWAFSDPGVYEIDFSAKLQANDSEAPVDIGSATITVAAGVDPATAVPGAHVIDSGHVDVAVDVDAQEVLLVGDAPEGTETRYRYNPDDTVIAVPTSTLQEIPGEPAYRFLGDPGDETYMLPQAVLGKHVHGEVDPHVWHSVANASAMVLVIRDALSQADPSGAAIYHHNAESYLSRLEGVDQNMRAAVDSIDPARRKLVTTHHGYAYLEEAYGLEVAGFVTPNPDIEPSPRDLIALTRTLENLHVPAVFLEPAQAMRETALSLTADRLGIATCPIYGDTFDPAGGAVTTYIDLMNTNADAFSRCLGGQNHE, encoded by the coding sequence ATCGCCGTGGTGGCGTGTGCCAGCGTACTTGCAGGCTGCGCCACCACGAATGCGGCACAGCCTTCGCGAACCGATGAGATCACCGATGTGGTAGCCACCACCCCCATCATCGCCGACTTGGCACGCAATATTGCGGGGGATCAGGCGCGAGTCACCCAAATCATCCCCAATGGCTCTGACCCTCACACCTTCGAACCCACGTTGCGCAGTGTGCGCAACATAGCCAATGCCGATGTTGCCCTGATAAATGGTCTTCTCTTGGAACCACAGGCGTTGACGCGAACGGTGCATGCCACCGTGCCCGATAACACCCCTGTAGTCGAAGTCGCCGAAGACATGTCGCGCCACGGTGGCCAGCACATTGCCTTAGTGGAAAACGTTGCCCTTGACACGGTATGGCTGGGCATGCGAGTGATCGGATATGGGCAAGAACACGGGGGATCGTCGGCAAGCAATATCGCGCTGCGGGCCACCGACGTCCGTGGCCCGGGCCACGCAAGCGCCTATGTCACTGGCACCTTCGGTGAACCCGAGGTGTACTTCAACTCACGTGACGGGCTAGACGATAAGGACGAAACCCAGTTGGCACCCAATGCGCACACACACGTGAGTTGGGCGTTCAGCGATCCAGGCGTCTACGAAATCGACTTCTCGGCGAAACTTCAAGCGAATGACAGCGAAGCACCCGTCGATATTGGCAGTGCCACAATCACGGTGGCTGCGGGCGTGGACCCAGCAACTGCTGTTCCAGGTGCGCATGTGATCGACTCCGGGCATGTAGACGTGGCAGTGGACGTGGATGCGCAGGAGGTCCTGCTTGTCGGTGATGCCCCCGAGGGGACAGAAACCCGCTACCGGTACAACCCGGACGATACTGTGATAGCTGTACCCACAAGCACGCTGCAGGAAATCCCGGGTGAACCTGCCTACCGGTTTTTGGGCGATCCCGGCGATGAAACTTACATGCTCCCGCAAGCAGTGCTAGGAAAGCATGTGCACGGGGAAGTAGACCCGCATGTTTGGCATTCCGTGGCCAATGCTTCCGCAATGGTGCTGGTTATCCGGGACGCTTTGAGTCAGGCTGACCCCTCCGGGGCCGCAATCTATCACCACAACGCCGAGAGTTACCTCAGCAGGTTAGAGGGTGTGGACCAGAACATGCGCGCTGCAGTAGATTCGATCGACCCTGCAAGGCGCAAGCTTGTCACCACCCACCACGGCTACGCATACCTTGAGGAAGCGTACGGCTTGGAAGTCGCTGGTTTTGTTACTCCGAACCCGGATATTGAGCCCAGCCCTCGCGACCTTATTGCGCTGACCCGCACGCTGGAAAATCTGCATGTTCCAGCTGTGTTTTTAGAACCAGCACAAGCTATGCGTGAAACCGCGCTTTCGCTGACCGCTGACCGGTTAGGGATTGCCACCTGCCCGATCTACGGCGACACTTTCGACCCCGCAGGGGGAGCGGTTACCACCTACATCGATTTGATGAACACCAATGCTGACGCTTTTTCGCGCTGCCTTGGCGGACAGAACCACGAATAA